From a region of the Paenibacillus sp. R14(2021) genome:
- the xylB gene encoding xylulokinase translates to MSYVIGIDLGTSAVKVLLLDRSGAVAAEASRDYPLFHEHSGWSEQRPDDWVKGTIEALRELAERSGVSPDAIEGLSFSGQMHGLVLLDAEGNPVRNAILWNDTRTTAECREIEALLGQEKLLTITRNPALEGFTLPKILWVRKHEPEVFARAVSFLLPKDYVRYRLTGALHMDFSDAAGTLLLDVANKRWSDAVLAAVGLPASFAPPLVESHALTGTLLPEQANAAGLNASTKVFAGGADNACGAIGSGILQEGLTMCSIGTSGVILSYEEGSANDFRGKVHFFNHGQENAFYAMGVTLAAGYSLSWFKQTFAKGESFDELLQGVGDVKPGSKGLLFTPYLVGERTPHADSVIRASFIGIDGSHERVHFARAVMEGITFSLNESVAMFRQAGKTVDTIISIGGGASNPVWLQMQADIFNADVVSLANEQGPGLGAAMLAAYGCGWFESLTACAELFVKRGSVYKPNPAAVDAYSGLFRIYQEVYAATRALNEGLQGYRN, encoded by the coding sequence ATGTCATACGTCATTGGGATCGACCTCGGCACAAGCGCGGTAAAGGTGCTGCTTCTGGACAGAAGCGGCGCCGTCGCGGCTGAGGCATCGCGCGACTATCCGCTGTTTCACGAGCATTCCGGCTGGAGCGAGCAGCGCCCAGACGATTGGGTGAAGGGCACGATCGAGGCGCTTCGCGAGCTGGCGGAGCGCTCCGGCGTTTCCCCGGATGCCATCGAAGGACTCAGCTTCTCGGGCCAAATGCACGGTCTCGTGCTGCTGGACGCGGAGGGCAATCCTGTCCGCAACGCGATTCTGTGGAACGATACACGCACGACCGCGGAATGCCGCGAGATCGAAGCGCTTCTCGGCCAAGAGAAGCTGCTCACGATTACGCGTAATCCCGCGCTGGAAGGCTTCACGCTGCCTAAGATTCTGTGGGTGCGCAAGCACGAGCCCGAAGTATTCGCAAGAGCCGTATCGTTCCTGCTGCCGAAGGATTATGTCCGTTACCGGCTGACAGGCGCGCTGCATATGGACTTCTCCGATGCAGCCGGCACGCTGCTGCTGGACGTGGCGAACAAGCGCTGGAGCGACGCGGTGCTGGCGGCGGTCGGCCTGCCGGCATCGTTCGCGCCTCCGCTCGTGGAGTCGCATGCGCTGACGGGCACGCTGCTTCCGGAGCAAGCGAACGCAGCAGGGCTGAACGCCTCGACGAAAGTGTTCGCGGGCGGCGCAGACAATGCATGCGGAGCGATCGGCTCAGGCATACTGCAAGAAGGACTGACGATGTGCAGCATCGGCACTTCCGGCGTTATCCTTTCCTATGAGGAAGGCAGCGCCAACGATTTCCGCGGCAAGGTTCATTTCTTCAACCATGGTCAAGAGAACGCATTCTACGCCATGGGCGTAACGCTTGCGGCGGGCTACAGCTTAAGCTGGTTCAAGCAAACCTTCGCCAAGGGCGAGTCGTTCGACGAGCTTCTGCAAGGCGTCGGCGATGTGAAGCCGGGCTCCAAAGGGCTGCTCTTCACGCCTTATCTCGTCGGCGAGCGCACGCCGCATGCGGATTCCGTTATTCGTGCCAGCTTCATCGGCATAGACGGCTCGCATGAACGGGTGCATTTTGCCCGTGCGGTGATGGAAGGCATTACCTTCTCGCTCAACGAGTCGGTGGCGATGTTCCGTCAAGCCGGCAAGACGGTCGATACGATCATCTCGATCGGCGGCGGCGCATCCAATCCGGTATGGCTGCAAATGCAGGCGGACATTTTCAACGCTGACGTCGTGTCGCTTGCCAACGAGCAGGGTCCTGGTCTTGGCGCTGCCATGCTGGCGGCATACGGCTGCGGATGGTTCGAGAGCCTTACGGCGTGCGCGGAGCTGTTCGTGAAGCGCGGGTCGGTCTATAAGCCGAATCCGGCTGCAGTAGATGCCTACAGCGGTTTGTTCCGTATTTATCAAGAGGTGTACGCAGCAACGCGCGCATTGAATGAAGGGCTTCAAGGGTATCGCAATTAA
- a CDS encoding helix-turn-helix transcriptional regulator, whose translation MVDIFAYSSDAVMIIRKNPDNWTVYACSSAFYSLIDSSCEQLIGKDLSELPLIGIYPLWPIIRRMCSDISPGTPEVYAESYFSLTGDTQLFGELYAKKLQESGEPLIMITIRDRSEHHWIDDRVSESTPIVSLLLTNSFTIASLRSYRGPIMYDMLELTRAESGQFLAEQDRERVRSQLLDIQASGNTSELYFTQQLDEKQYLTSIVVKPFYHANGSFKCYAIVVYSMVPVQDEEVSLAAPVNELIQRDASYKLRLLMMEKQISVTKLAENTQISLTTISNIRNGKIKKPQRLTAKLIADELGVAPSDIWDAFQS comes from the coding sequence ATGGTAGATATCTTCGCTTATTCTTCAGATGCGGTAATGATTATACGTAAGAATCCTGACAATTGGACAGTATACGCATGCAGCTCAGCCTTCTACAGCTTAATAGATTCTTCCTGCGAGCAATTAATAGGCAAGGATCTATCCGAGCTGCCGCTCATTGGTATCTATCCATTATGGCCGATTATCAGGCGGATGTGCAGCGATATTTCTCCTGGCACCCCTGAAGTTTACGCCGAATCCTATTTCTCGCTGACGGGCGACACGCAGCTCTTCGGCGAACTCTATGCCAAGAAGCTGCAGGAATCCGGCGAGCCTCTCATCATGATTACAATCCGTGACAGATCGGAGCATCATTGGATCGATGACAGAGTCAGCGAGTCGACCCCGATCGTATCCCTTCTGCTAACGAACAGCTTCACGATCGCCTCGCTGCGGAGCTACCGCGGCCCCATCATGTACGACATGCTGGAACTCACGCGCGCGGAGAGCGGACAGTTTCTGGCCGAGCAGGACCGGGAGCGCGTACGATCTCAGCTCTTGGATATTCAAGCCAGCGGTAATACGTCGGAGCTGTATTTTACGCAGCAGCTTGACGAGAAGCAGTACCTCACAAGCATCGTCGTCAAACCCTTCTATCATGCCAACGGCAGCTTTAAATGCTACGCAATCGTTGTTTATTCCATGGTACCGGTCCAAGATGAAGAAGTAAGCTTAGCTGCACCCGTAAATGAGCTTATCCAACGCGACGCTTCTTACAAGCTGCGCCTGCTCATGATGGAAAAGCAAATCTCAGTCACCAAATTAGCAGAGAATACGCAAATCTCGCTCACTACGATTTCCAACATCCGCAACGGCAAGATCAAAAAACCGCAGCGGCTCACCGCCAAGCTGATCGCCGACGAGCTCGGCGTTGCTCCCTCCGATATTTGGGATGCATTTCAATCATAG
- a CDS encoding cytochrome c, translated as MSSVSRATPARITRIMLALAPAALLLLGGCGSSSQAVTGSADTPQTFRSNCVSCHGTDLQGRMGAATNLTHVGKRMTKAEITKQIKQGGGVMPPFGSRLSDAEVEKLAGWLSAKK; from the coding sequence ATGTCGTCCGTTTCTCGGGCCACGCCTGCCCGAATAACTAGAATAATGCTCGCCCTAGCGCCTGCTGCGCTGCTCTTGCTGGGAGGCTGCGGCTCGTCATCTCAAGCCGTGACAGGCTCCGCCGATACGCCGCAGACGTTTAGATCCAACTGCGTCTCCTGCCACGGCACCGATCTTCAGGGCCGGATGGGAGCCGCTACGAACCTGACCCATGTCGGCAAACGTATGACCAAGGCCGAAATTACGAAGCAAATCAAGCAAGGCGGAGGCGTAATGCCCCCATTCGGAAGCAGATTATCGGATGCGGAAGTCGAGAAGCTGGCCGGCTGGCTCAGCGCCAAAAAATAA
- a CDS encoding NAD(P)/FAD-dependent oxidoreductase, whose protein sequence is MNYDVIIIGGGSAGLMAGIAASKNGAKTLLLDKGDKLGRKLGISGGGRCNVTNNKDMDELIKNIPGNGRFLYSALSGFGNKDIIAFFESLGIALKEEDNGRMFPVTDKAKTVVDALVHQVRRQGVDIRVNTPVSRVVYAGGQVSGVVLKSGETFPCRSVIVATGGKSVPHTGSTGDGYPWAEQAGHSITELFPTEVPITSNEPFIQSKELQGLSLRDVSLSVWNAKGKRVIEHRGDMIFTHFGVSGPIALRCSQFVVKELKKGDARNALLTIDLLPDLSSDEFYKESLLLAQAEAKKSVKNVLKSCLPERMIPLLLKGAGLDEQLTFDHIPKQAWLDLAKLVKAFPIRAYGTLSLEDAFVTGGGVNLKEINPKTMASKLTKGLYFCGEVLDIHGYTGGYNITAAFSTGYTAGTSAALL, encoded by the coding sequence GTGAACTACGATGTCATTATAATAGGCGGCGGTTCTGCCGGGCTGATGGCCGGCATTGCGGCCAGCAAGAACGGCGCGAAGACGCTGCTGCTCGACAAGGGCGATAAGCTCGGACGCAAGCTCGGCATTTCCGGGGGCGGACGCTGCAATGTGACGAACAATAAGGACATGGATGAGCTGATCAAAAATATTCCGGGCAACGGGCGGTTTCTGTACAGCGCCTTGTCCGGCTTCGGCAATAAAGATATTATCGCCTTCTTCGAGAGCCTTGGCATTGCGCTCAAGGAAGAAGATAACGGACGGATGTTTCCGGTAACCGATAAAGCGAAGACGGTTGTCGACGCGCTCGTTCATCAAGTACGAAGACAGGGCGTCGACATTCGGGTCAATACGCCCGTCAGCCGGGTCGTGTATGCCGGCGGGCAAGTAAGCGGCGTTGTGCTCAAGTCGGGGGAAACCTTCCCCTGCCGCAGCGTCATCGTTGCGACCGGCGGCAAGTCCGTGCCCCATACCGGCTCGACCGGGGACGGATACCCATGGGCGGAACAAGCAGGCCACTCCATTACGGAGCTGTTCCCGACGGAAGTGCCGATCACGTCGAACGAGCCGTTCATTCAGAGCAAGGAGCTTCAAGGGCTGTCGCTCCGCGATGTCAGCCTCTCTGTCTGGAATGCAAAGGGTAAACGCGTGATCGAGCATCGGGGGGATATGATTTTCACCCACTTCGGCGTATCCGGTCCCATCGCGCTTCGCTGCAGTCAGTTTGTCGTCAAGGAGCTGAAGAAGGGCGATGCGCGGAACGCACTCCTGACCATCGACCTGCTGCCGGACCTCAGCAGCGATGAATTCTACAAGGAGTCGCTCCTTCTGGCGCAAGCCGAAGCCAAGAAATCGGTCAAAAACGTGCTGAAGAGCTGCCTGCCGGAACGGATGATCCCGCTCTTGCTGAAGGGCGCAGGGCTGGACGAGCAGCTGACCTTCGATCATATTCCGAAGCAGGCCTGGCTGGACCTTGCCAAGCTGGTCAAGGCCTTTCCGATCCGTGCTTACGGCACGCTCAGCCTTGAGGACGCATTCGTCACCGGAGGCGGGGTCAATCTCAAAGAGATCAATCCCAAAACAATGGCATCCAAGCTGACGAAGGGACTCTACTTCTGCGGCGAGGTGCTTGATATTCACGGCTACACGGGGGGCTATAACATCACAGCCGCCTTCTCCACCGGCTACACGGCAGGCACGAGCGCCGCCCTATTATAA
- the nadE gene encoding ammonia-dependent NAD(+) synthetase: MSLQQQIIKELGVQPEIDPAQEIRKRVDFLKAYVKKSGTTGLLIAISGGIDSAVATGLCKQATDELSEETGKAYMTLGVFQPYGEQVDISDSYAVAEAFKLEHRVETNIQEAVDEIALEVEHSLKSIGISRHISRGGKGNVKARTRMVTQYALAFELNLLVVGTDHASEAITGFYTKWGDGAVDITPLSTLNKRQVRQIAAALGVPGAVVTKAPTAGLWEGQTDEDELGITYDENSDYLEGKDINETAREKLENQYLKTAHKRNAIPGI, from the coding sequence ATGAGCCTGCAGCAACAGATCATTAAAGAATTGGGCGTACAGCCTGAGATCGATCCCGCGCAAGAAATTCGCAAGCGGGTTGATTTTCTGAAGGCGTACGTGAAGAAATCCGGTACGACGGGACTCTTGATCGCGATCAGCGGCGGCATTGACAGCGCGGTAGCGACTGGATTGTGCAAGCAAGCGACCGACGAGCTTTCCGAAGAAACAGGCAAAGCGTACATGACGCTCGGCGTATTCCAGCCGTACGGAGAGCAGGTTGATATCTCCGACAGCTATGCGGTTGCGGAAGCTTTCAAGCTGGAGCACCGCGTCGAAACCAACATTCAAGAGGCGGTTGACGAAATCGCGCTTGAAGTGGAGCACAGCCTGAAATCGATCGGCATTTCCCGTCATATAAGCCGCGGCGGCAAAGGCAACGTGAAGGCGCGCACCCGCATGGTGACACAGTATGCGCTTGCTTTCGAGCTTAATCTGCTCGTCGTCGGCACGGATCACGCTTCAGAAGCGATCACGGGCTTCTATACCAAGTGGGGCGACGGCGCAGTGGATATTACGCCGCTCAGCACGCTGAACAAGCGTCAGGTCCGCCAAATTGCGGCAGCACTCGGGGTTCCAGGGGCCGTCGTAACGAAAGCGCCGACTGCAGGCTTATGGGAAGGTCAGACCGACGAGGATGAGCTTGGCATCACGTATGATGAAAACAGCGACTACCTCGAAGGCAAGGATATTAATGAAACCGCCCGCGAGAAGCTGGAGAACCAATATCTTAAGACCGCGCATAAGCGGAATGCGATTCCGGGAATTTAA
- a CDS encoding spore protein, which translates to MENNSQPSKASGQQAAASKQKRSSKAPESEGFDKKLDGPNRPST; encoded by the coding sequence GTGGAGAACAATTCGCAGCCGAGCAAAGCTTCCGGGCAGCAAGCCGCCGCGAGCAAGCAGAAGCGGTCAAGCAAAGCGCCGGAATCGGAAGGATTCGATAAGAAATTAGACGGCCCCAACCGCCCTTCTACATAA
- a CDS encoding DUF3905 domain-containing protein: protein MNEDVDKAGQGPRMGGDNPELDPYEINFLPQFRSGRGTRAPFVNSSGVVIGDHQYESPESPLSQWSTETDPAVMSGSEWVHPFKDVGFLTSENRDYFEKGISPQSAVFMHPDEDAAYKASKRTDAEGKP from the coding sequence ATGAACGAGGATGTCGATAAGGCAGGACAGGGACCGAGGATGGGCGGAGACAACCCGGAGCTGGACCCGTATGAAATCAATTTCCTTCCTCAGTTTCGGAGCGGGCGCGGAACAAGGGCGCCGTTCGTCAATAGCAGCGGCGTTGTGATCGGCGACCATCAATACGAGTCACCGGAATCGCCGCTCAGCCAGTGGTCGACGGAGACGGATCCGGCGGTCATGTCCGGGAGCGAGTGGGTGCATCCATTTAAGGACGTGGGATTCCTGACAAGCGAGAACAGGGATTATTTTGAGAAGGGCATATCGCCGCAGTCCGCTGTTTTCATGCATCCAGACGAGGATGCCGCCTATAAAGCTTCGAAGCGCACGGATGCCGAAGGGAAACCTTAA
- a CDS encoding nitrogen regulation protein NR(II) — protein sequence MFLFCGTCLFLGFAISIDIHGFKLDYHYIPLIFGSLYGGGWVLLALTAVYLIVGWLMMDGSWSNVETIGTLLLIIPIIYKYNNGFIQLTQQRKHAVLFGLTGLVFAIRSCAFLDFYSKTQAAVTVSDVYLFAGHSILYLPIVWMITKLTDNFIRRETLSLQVNTISNSYRIEVQKLQQFIDETPLGVIIVNQLGTITHINEMAIHLLKDKVGGKHRNELLGQPFTIMYDHIEKDVLGRLLYQALNGHKLTTEYVQEQGKIYVNSGICVRDMQNNEIIGAALIAHDITELNRLRDEVGRMERLSLVGQMAASITHEIRNPMAVIRGFVQLMRERSPDHQKEYYRIVMDELDRANSIINDFLSLAQNRIIEKQNCSLHDIINDILPLLWADANMRGQSLELNLAEHLPKLMLNEKEMKQLILNLARNGMEAMDQHGVLSLVTSSVDQYVELRVSDTGSGIPQEKLEHLFEPFYTTKTRGTGLGLPLCLSIMERHGGNIQVDSKEGVGTTFIVRFDRRRNYQEVAVALSPS from the coding sequence GTGTTTCTGTTTTGCGGAACCTGCTTGTTCCTTGGCTTTGCAATCTCCATAGACATACACGGCTTCAAGCTGGATTATCATTACATACCCTTGATATTCGGTTCCTTGTACGGCGGAGGCTGGGTTCTGCTGGCTTTGACGGCTGTTTATTTGATCGTCGGCTGGCTGATGATGGACGGCAGCTGGAGTAATGTGGAGACGATTGGCACACTCCTCTTGATCATCCCGATCATTTATAAGTACAACAACGGTTTCATTCAACTCACGCAGCAGCGAAAACACGCCGTACTGTTCGGTTTGACAGGCCTCGTGTTCGCGATTCGCTCATGCGCCTTCCTTGATTTCTACTCCAAAACACAAGCAGCGGTAACGGTTTCCGACGTGTATTTGTTCGCAGGGCACAGCATCCTGTATCTTCCGATCGTCTGGATGATTACAAAACTGACGGACAATTTCATCCGGCGGGAAACGCTCTCCTTGCAAGTGAATACGATTTCAAACAGCTATCGCATCGAGGTCCAGAAGCTGCAGCAGTTCATAGACGAGACGCCGCTCGGCGTTATTATCGTCAATCAGCTTGGGACCATTACCCACATCAATGAAATGGCGATCCACTTATTGAAGGACAAGGTCGGCGGCAAACACCGCAATGAGCTCCTCGGGCAGCCGTTCACGATCATGTACGACCACATCGAGAAGGATGTTCTCGGTCGTCTGCTTTACCAGGCGCTGAACGGACATAAGCTGACGACCGAATACGTACAGGAGCAGGGAAAGATATATGTCAATTCCGGCATCTGCGTCCGCGATATGCAAAACAACGAAATTATCGGCGCGGCGCTGATCGCCCACGATATTACCGAGCTGAACCGGCTGCGCGACGAAGTCGGGCGGATGGAGAGGCTCAGCCTCGTCGGCCAGATGGCCGCGAGCATTACGCACGAAATCCGAAATCCGATGGCGGTTATCCGCGGCTTCGTGCAGTTGATGCGCGAACGCAGTCCGGATCACCAGAAAGAATATTATCGGATCGTGATGGACGAGCTCGACCGGGCGAACAGCATCATTAACGACTTTCTCTCCTTGGCGCAAAATCGGATCATCGAGAAGCAGAACTGCTCGCTGCATGATATTATCAACGATATTCTGCCCTTGCTCTGGGCGGATGCGAATATGCGCGGACAATCGCTCGAGCTGAATCTAGCCGAGCATCTCCCGAAGCTCATGCTGAACGAGAAGGAGATGAAGCAGCTCATCTTGAACCTGGCGCGAAACGGCATGGAAGCGATGGATCAGCACGGCGTGCTTTCCCTCGTGACCTCTTCGGTCGACCAGTATGTGGAGCTGCGGGTATCGGATACGGGCAGCGGCATTCCGCAAGAAAAGCTGGAGCATCTGTTCGAGCCGTTCTATACGACCAAGACCCGGGGCACCGGTCTTGGGCTGCCGCTCTGCCTTAGCATTATGGAGCGTCACGGAGGCAATATCCAGGTAGACAGCAAGGAAGGCGTCGGCACGACCTTCATCGTCAGGTTCGACCGCAGACGCAACTATCAAGAAGTCGCAGTGGCGCTAAGCCCGTCCTAG
- the acpS gene encoding holo-ACP synthase has product MIIGIGHDLSSLDRMDKTLHGSLGDRFRARILTEREQQLASAYNGKRLVEFIAGRFAVKEAVSKAFGCGIGSLLGFRDVEIDREPGGKPICRLSTEAWHRLKLPSEEIKIHVSITHDHAIASAYVIVEHT; this is encoded by the coding sequence GTGATAATTGGAATCGGACATGATCTATCCTCGCTGGATCGGATGGATAAGACGCTGCATGGCAGCCTCGGCGATCGCTTTCGGGCGCGGATCCTAACCGAACGCGAGCAGCAATTGGCGTCGGCTTACAACGGTAAACGGCTTGTCGAATTCATCGCTGGTAGGTTTGCCGTTAAGGAGGCTGTCTCCAAAGCGTTCGGCTGCGGCATTGGGAGTCTGCTTGGCTTCCGTGACGTGGAAATCGATCGTGAGCCCGGCGGAAAGCCCATCTGCCGGCTGTCTACCGAAGCTTGGCATCGATTGAAGCTGCCATCAGAAGAGATCAAAATCCACGTCTCGATCACGCATGATCACGCAATAGCATCCGCATACGTTATCGTAGAGCACACTTGA
- a CDS encoding methyl-accepting chemotaxis protein, giving the protein MEKNKVKLRWTVGAKLMTAFLSVLLLLTVTGGLSYTMMSKMKENNEALADKWIVGVETVNGIAYMAENVMTIQYKLFFDKNENLKKQRMADADISIKKVDDSLALYRTIMNTNNDNEKALVDQLEKAWKIYEDNYRKMVAAASGKSITYEQMTGFMKDSESSFAAVQSNLDYLVRNNHSGAEEAKNASSSLNAQATLAILIALFAGLVLVGLLTWYVRQAIAKPIRLAAHVVDEVAGGCLQVTVPRIRNRDEIGGLFLSLQAMVTQLRSAMLGVQEASAGIALSSQQLLAVSEQNAGSAQQAASAMQLMAEGSEAALQRFDEVNKTTQDFGAGINRIAESSAIVASLSGNASGQAVLGRDAVSQAVASMDSVNESVRVTAGQVARLEQHAQNIGGISKLIGQISRQTNLLALNAGIEAARAGEHGRGFAVVAGEVRKLAQQTSQAVLDIDDVIAQVTDDTFETARQMRTSAAEAETGMVAVREAGSSFAQIADASERVSGQVQEVAAASEEMAAGSDQLVAAMLRLRELAKQSAETAMTVAATTEAQTASAEQIASSSRSLSSIASQMNELAARFKL; this is encoded by the coding sequence ATGGAGAAGAATAAGGTGAAGCTAAGGTGGACGGTAGGGGCGAAGCTGATGACAGCATTTTTGAGTGTGCTGCTGCTGCTTACCGTTACGGGCGGGCTCAGTTATACGATGATGTCCAAGATGAAAGAGAACAACGAAGCGTTGGCGGACAAATGGATCGTCGGCGTTGAAACGGTCAACGGCATTGCGTACATGGCCGAAAATGTCATGACGATTCAATACAAGCTGTTTTTCGACAAAAACGAGAACTTGAAAAAGCAGCGCATGGCGGATGCGGATATCTCCATAAAGAAGGTCGATGACAGCCTTGCGCTCTATCGCACGATTATGAACACCAATAACGACAACGAGAAAGCGTTGGTCGATCAGCTCGAGAAAGCCTGGAAAATCTATGAGGACAACTATAGGAAAATGGTCGCCGCCGCTTCCGGAAAATCGATTACATATGAGCAAATGACAGGTTTCATGAAGGATTCTGAGAGCTCGTTCGCGGCGGTTCAGAGCAATTTGGACTATCTGGTCCGCAATAATCACAGCGGCGCCGAAGAAGCGAAGAATGCGAGCTCATCTTTGAACGCCCAGGCAACGCTCGCCATCTTGATTGCCCTCTTCGCGGGCTTAGTTCTCGTTGGTCTGCTGACCTGGTACGTACGGCAGGCCATTGCGAAGCCGATTCGGCTGGCTGCGCATGTTGTCGACGAAGTAGCGGGCGGCTGCCTGCAGGTAACGGTTCCGCGCATCCGTAACCGGGATGAGATCGGAGGACTCTTCCTCTCGCTGCAAGCGATGGTGACGCAGCTGCGCAGTGCGATGCTCGGCGTACAGGAAGCATCCGCCGGGATCGCGCTCTCGTCGCAGCAGTTGCTGGCGGTGTCCGAGCAGAATGCCGGTTCGGCCCAGCAGGCCGCATCGGCTATGCAGCTGATGGCGGAAGGCTCGGAGGCTGCGCTGCAGCGGTTCGACGAAGTGAATAAGACAACGCAGGATTTTGGCGCAGGCATAAATCGCATCGCGGAATCGAGCGCCATCGTAGCCTCCTTGTCAGGCAATGCCAGCGGACAGGCTGTGCTTGGCCGGGATGCGGTAAGCCAGGCAGTCGCAAGCATGGATTCGGTGAATGAGAGCGTGCGAGTAACGGCGGGACAAGTTGCCAGGCTGGAGCAGCATGCGCAGAACATCGGCGGCATCTCGAAGCTGATCGGCCAAATTTCGCGTCAGACCAATTTGCTGGCGCTTAATGCGGGAATCGAGGCGGCTCGGGCAGGCGAGCATGGTCGGGGCTTTGCCGTTGTCGCGGGCGAGGTGCGCAAGCTGGCGCAGCAAACGTCGCAGGCCGTACTCGATATCGACGACGTTATTGCGCAGGTGACGGACGATACGTTCGAGACGGCCCGGCAGATGCGGACAAGCGCGGCCGAGGCAGAGACGGGGATGGTCGCCGTTCGCGAAGCCGGCTCGTCCTTTGCCCAAATCGCGGACGCCTCCGAGCGGGTATCGGGGCAGGTGCAGGAGGTGGCGGCCGCCTCCGAGGAGATGGCCGCAGGCTCGGATCAGCTCGTAGCGGCTATGCTGCGCCTGCGCGAGCTTGCCAAGCAAAGCGCGGAGACCGCCATGACGGTTGCCGCGACGACGGAAGCTCAGACAGCTTCCGCGGAGCAGATTGCCTCGTCTTCCCGGTCGCTGAGCTCCATTGCATCGCAAATGAACGAACTGGCCGCCAGGTTCAAGCTGTAA
- a CDS encoding DUF1835 domain-containing protein yields MLHVTNGDSAASLLVRAGMPGNVLPWRESWIDGPLQLRWWEAGSLAARSRWFEHAFGVPQDLFRRQAEEQLVQLTEVVRRGEEIVLWFEYDLYDQAILAALLHWLAEEPSRGATVPHLQLSWVIVGKEAVPGVTDFRGIGGLTPEQTAELWQLRREVSAEELAAGARAWEAYVSTETDECACALQAWLTAEGAALPVMAEAMDFHLLRSGAHSEGGLGIVEATTLAKLSDIGPVTPEILFGAVSSELAMLGMGDLSYWQVLKGMALNDGMPLLTVQGDAPLPDFAAVHPIDWQQWTISITAHGRSVWTARQAESAP; encoded by the coding sequence ATGCTTCATGTTACAAATGGTGACAGCGCCGCGTCCTTGCTTGTCCGCGCCGGCATGCCAGGGAATGTGCTTCCTTGGCGGGAAAGCTGGATTGACGGTCCGCTGCAGCTTCGTTGGTGGGAGGCGGGCAGTCTGGCAGCGCGTTCCCGCTGGTTTGAACATGCCTTCGGCGTACCGCAGGACTTGTTTCGCCGGCAGGCTGAAGAGCAGCTCGTGCAGCTGACGGAGGTGGTGAGGCGCGGCGAAGAGATCGTGCTGTGGTTCGAATATGATTTGTATGATCAAGCGATACTGGCTGCACTGCTGCATTGGTTGGCAGAAGAACCCAGCAGGGGGGCTACGGTTCCCCATCTGCAGCTTTCTTGGGTCATTGTGGGGAAGGAAGCGGTGCCCGGCGTAACGGATTTTCGCGGCATTGGCGGGCTGACGCCGGAGCAGACAGCCGAATTGTGGCAGCTGCGTCGGGAAGTGAGCGCTGAAGAGCTGGCTGCTGGAGCGCGGGCTTGGGAAGCGTACGTATCGACGGAGACTGACGAATGTGCCTGTGCGCTTCAAGCATGGCTGACGGCGGAAGGCGCGGCACTGCCTGTCATGGCGGAGGCCATGGACTTTCATCTGCTGCGTTCGGGTGCTCACTCAGAAGGCGGGCTCGGCATCGTGGAAGCGACGACGCTTGCTAAACTCTCCGATATCGGTCCGGTTACGCCAGAGATTTTGTTCGGCGCGGTCTCATCCGAGCTTGCGATGCTCGGGATGGGCGATCTCTCGTATTGGCAGGTGCTGAAGGGGATGGCGCTGAACGACGGCATGCCGCTGCTCACAGTGCAGGGCGATGCGCCGCTGCCGGACTTTGCGGCTGTTCATCCCATCGATTGGCAGCAGTGGACGATCTCAATTACGGCGCACGGCAGATCTGTATGGACTGCGAGGCAAGCTGAGTCAGCGCCGTAG
- a CDS encoding BrxA/BrxB family bacilliredoxin has product MSMSFERYMLDMVQPMRDDLTRLGIEELRTPEAVVEKLPDAKGTALVVVNSVCGCAAGQCRPGVAEALQNEIKPDHLFTVFAGQDKEATAKAREFFAPYPPSSPSIALMKDGELVHFIERHQIENRSAAEIAADLTSAFERFCR; this is encoded by the coding sequence ATGTCGATGTCTTTTGAACGATACATGCTAGATATGGTACAGCCGATGCGTGATGATCTTACGCGTCTTGGAATCGAGGAGCTTCGCACGCCTGAGGCTGTTGTGGAGAAGCTTCCAGATGCGAAAGGAACGGCGCTGGTCGTCGTTAACTCCGTATGCGGATGCGCGGCAGGCCAATGCCGTCCTGGCGTAGCTGAGGCGCTGCAAAATGAAATTAAGCCGGATCACTTGTTTACCGTATTCGCCGGCCAAGATAAAGAAGCAACGGCTAAAGCGCGCGAATTTTTCGCTCCGTATCCGCCTTCTTCGCCGTCCATCGCGCTGATGAAAGACGGAGAGCTCGTGCATTTTATCGAACGCCATCAAATCGAGAACCGTTCGGCCGCTGAAATTGCAGCAGATTTGACTTCGGCATTCGAGCGTTTCTGCCGTTAA